In the genome of uncultured Sphaerochaeta sp., the window CTGTAGATACACATCATTCACATCCTCGGAATACAGCTGGGCAAGGGTAACGACAACCATCTCCTTGGCGACCCACCCTGTGGCAATACCCACTGTCGGTCTCCACGCCCCAAACCCCAGGGGCTTGAAGATCGGGGCAACAGCCTTGCCCACAGAGGCAAGCAGGGAGTCATCCATATCCGAAAGGACGGTACCCTGTTCCAAGCGGTGTTCTGCAGTAAAGGAAGAGAGGCTGAAATTGGAGAGCGCCCAAATAAGGATGGTGGCGGCAAGAATGACCGTACCTGCTTTCTGCACGAAACCCTTCACCTTCTCATACCCATGGATCCAGACCGAGCGCAAGGTGGGAAGCCTGTACTGGGGCAGCTCCATCAGGAAATTGGAGACCTGCCCCTTGTACGCAATGCGGTTGATCACCAGCGAGACGAGAATGGAGACTGCAAGACTGAGCAGATAGAGGAAGAAGAGCACCACCGTCTTGTTCCCATCCGCAAAGAAGAGTGATACGAACATGATGAAGATCGGGAGTTTCGCACCACACGGCATAAAGCCGCACAGCAGGGTGGTGATCCTCCTGTCCTTCTCACTGTCCAGGGTTCTGGTTGCCATGATGGCGGGAACCGAACACCCGAAGCCCATGAGCAAGGGAATGAAGGAGCGACCCGAAAGGCCGAACCGGCGGAAGATCCGGTCCATGACAAAGGCGACACGAGCCATATAGCCACTGTCCTCAAGAAAGCTCATCAACAGGTAGAGCACCAGGATCAAGGGAAGGAAGCCGATGATCGCCCCCAACCCCTCAAGCACCCCATCCACCACCAGACTGTATGCCCAGTCGGCTGCCCCCAACGAGAGCAGAAGGGAAGCAGTGAAATCCGTGATGGCGCCCCAGAGGAACTCCACCAAGGTTGCAAGGGCAACCCCGGGACTGCTCAGACCGGGGATGAAGAGGAAGTTTTCGCTGAAGGTGGCGGCAAACAACAGATACATGACCAGAGCAAAGACAGGGAGGGCAAAAAAGCGGTGGGTGAGAATCTTGTCCAGCTTGTCACTGCGATTCTCCTGTACCGCACCCGATTCCCCCTTGCTCCTTACAACCGCCTGTTCCACAAAACCGGTGATGAAGGAGTACCTGCGATCGGCAAGGGTATCCTCATCCACACTCCCTGAAAGCGAGTAGAGGGGAATCTTCTTGGGCCGTCTGTTTGTGCTTATGGTATGCCTGACCTCATGCATCAGCTCATCAAGGCCCTTGCCCTTTCTTGCCTCAAGGGGGACGACGGCAACCCCAAGTTCCGCTTCGAGACGCTTGCAATCTATGCTCTCACCCTTCTCACGCACCTCATCCATCATATTGATGGCAAGAACGGTAGGAATACCGGTTTCGAGAATCTGGAGAGCAAGATAGAGATTACGCTCAAGACTTGTCCCATCAAGGACATCGATGACACAGGCCGGCCTCTCCTCAACGATGTAGGTACGGGTGATGATCTCCTCAGCGCTGTAAGGATTGAGCGAATAGGTTCCCGGCAAATCAAGGACGGAAAAAGAGGCATCTTTTGTGTAGATTCCCTCTTTCTTGTCAACGGTCACTCCCGGCCAGTTCCCGACATGCTGTCGTGATCCGGTAAGAGCGTTGAATACGGTTGTCTTGCCGGAATTGGGATTTCCGGCAAGGGCGATGGTAGTGGACATGGGTTCTCCTTCATATAGTTAGTTATGTCTAACTTTATGTTCAAAAAAAAGATTACAGTTTCTCTACCTCAATAAGTGCAGCGTCATGCCGTCTCAAACTGAGATTATACCCACGAAGAGACAGATCCAACGGATCGCCGAGTGGGGCCACTTTGATCAACTGTATCTCCACCTTTGGGGTGATACCCATATCCAGAATGCGCTGCCGCATCGCTCCCTGGGTGCCGATTGTGAGCACCCTCGCCCTCTCTCCAGGACGCAATTCTCCTAGTGTCATCGTGATTATCTCCTCGTATTGCTACGTTGTTATGCTACATCAATCCGGTGTGCCAATCCTCGATTGAGGGCAAGACGCACACCTTTGAGCAAGAGGATGAGCCCTTCATTGGTATTTCCCACAATGTGAACACTCTGGCCGGTCACAAAACCGAGATCCATCAGATGGCGTTTGAGCTCTTCATCAGCATGCAGACTCACAATCCTTCGTGTTTCACCGACTTGGGCATACGGAAGCGGCATAGAAATCCTCCATTGTTAGCTATTACTAACTTATGGGTCATTTATACCGTTCCTCTTTGCCTTATGTCAAGTGAAATTTTCTTACCAATCAATCTCACAACGATCACGCCCTGCCATCTTGGCACGATACAGCGCTTTATCGGCACGCTTGAGTGCTTGTTGCTCGTTCTCATCAGCCTCACGGAAGGTGGAGATGCCTACGGAAATGGTAAGAGAGAAGGAAGCTCCCTCACTGGAAACATCCACAGCCCTTGCAGTCTCCAGCAAGGTGGTGGAGATGCGTTCAAGGTCCTTCTCTTCTGTTTTGCTGCAGACGACCAGGAACTCATCGCCACCCAGACGGAACAATGAATCGGTACTGCAGACAACATGCTCCAGAGAGCGACAGAGCTGAACGAGTGTCCTATCGCCGATATCATGCCCATAGGTATCGTTGATATGCTTGAAATAATCGATATCAAAGAGCGCCAGCAATACCGGCTTCTGGTCACGCTTGAACTGAATGAACATATCCTTGACCAACGACTCCGCGTAACGACGGTTTCCGATGCCGGTAAGGGTATCTTGGTTGGCTTGCAACTGCAAAACCTGGGTATCCTTCTTGCTCTTGCGCTTCTCGATGATCATGAGCAGCACGGAATTGAAGATAAAGAGCCCAAGCACCAGGAACATGAACAAGGGAGTGGTTTGCCGCAGGACTACTGAACTCTGATAGTTGGTCTCATCAATATAGGCGGAGAGATCATCAAGATGAATCCCCATGGCCACAATCCAATTGTAGTCCTTGTAGAGCTTGGCGTAGGTGAGTTTCTCCGAAATCTCCTTGCTGTCCTTCTTCTGGAAGTAGTACGTGAAGAACAGCTCCCCGTTCTGTTTCACCCCCTCAAGCTCGGTTTTGTAAGGAGTGTTCCCCCTGATATCGGTCATGTTGGTGGAAAGCAGGGTCCCAACCGTATCACGCAGGTTGGGATGGATCCTTCGGATGGCATAGTCATCCCCACCTTCCCAGTTGACCACTTCGTTGACCCAGATATAGGAGTTCTCCGAGTAGGCAGAGCCATAGATCTCTTCGGTGATGAACCCTTTCACCTCAGCTTCTATGACCGTTTGGGGAATGCCAAGAAAGAGAGTATACGGAGCAAACGAACGAATCCTGTGGATGGGATAGTCGGCAAGAAGGGTGTCCACCACCTCAACCGGGACTTCACCTTCAGCTACCAGGTCATGGGTATCGAGAATCACAGCCCCGCTCTCCTTTTCCCAAAGGATGACCGTCCAAGCTGCATTGGCTGTATTGGAAAAGTAAGAGGTGGCTCTTCCCAAAAAACCATCACCGGTTGTATAGGCGTTGTCAAGGAGTGAAAGCTTCCGCTCCAGCTCGGCCTCATAGCGCTGGTTGGTGATGGTGCGTTGTGTATCAATGCGTTTAATCTGGTTCTGAACCGAATCATACAGGAATTGCCGCTTCAATTGTCCGATGCTCTGGGCAGTCTGTGTCCGGTATACCGATTCAATCCGAAAAACCGTTGCAAGGCTTAAGGTCAACAGCAATAGGGAGGTGATGAGAATAAGGGTGGTGCTCGTAGTCCATAACCTATGCTTCATGTACACCTCTTATTGCATAATCATACCACAGGTACAAAGCTTGGGCAATGTGAGAAGTTTGACTGGCGGTTATCCACAAGTTAACAGTGCAACAATCCGGCGATCGTCCGCAAACAAAATGAAGCTAAGTAGCGTTGCAAGGTAACTTACCAAGCGCGGCAAGTGCGGGCATTGCTTGTGGATAACTTGTTGACAACTCGTTTGCAAAGTGTAAATGCAACACTGTCCCAATCCATATGAAAGTGAATGAATCCTATATAAAAATTCAACTGAAGTTGTGAGGTAGGAATTGCTCTATATCATTTTATTATATGAAGTTGTCATTCCTTGCAGATACGTCCGGATAAGACCTGCAACAGAGGGAAACTTCTCCCATGTTCCCTATGCACAAACCTTGTGCACAAGGGGTTGTGGATAACTTGTGGATAACTTTGGGATAGGGTTGTGGACAACCGTGTGAACTCTTGGAAAAACAGGGAATTAGGCAAGCCGTTCGATGTCCAGGCCAAGGGCCTGCAACTTGCCGCTGAGGTTCTCATATCCCCGTTCAATCTGGTAGATATTCTCGATGGTACTCTGTCCCTGGGCGCAGACGGCGGCAATGACAAGCGCCATTCCTGCACGGACATCAGGGCTGCTCACCTGTGATCCTACCAGCTGGCTTGGCCCGTTGACCACAGCCCGGTGAGGATCGCACAGAATGATGTCGGCTCCCATGCGTATCAGCCAATCGACGAAATACATCCTCGATTCAAACATCTTCTCATGGATGAGGATGGAGCCCTCCATCTGGGTTGCACAGACGGTGATGATGCTCAAAAGATCAGCAGGAAAGCCCGGCCAGGGGGCATCATCAATCTTCGCCGTATGACCTCCCACTTCCTTGCAAAGGATTCTCTTCTGCTTGCGGGGAACAAGAATCGATGAGGGTCCGTCCTCAACAAACCGGATTCCGATCCGCTCAAAGCCCAACCTGATCATCCTCAGATGCTCATGCTCCACACCCTTGATGAGCATCTGGCCACCGCTTGCTCCGGCAAGCCCTATGAACGATCCCGCCTCCATGTAGTCGCTGCCGATCTTGAATGAGCATCCATGCAAATGGCTTTTTCCCCTGACCAGAAGACGGTTCGATCCTACGCCTTCGATGGACGATCCCATACATTGCAGCAAGTTGCACAAATCTTGCACATGCGGCTCGCTTGCAGCATTGCTGATGATGCTCTCCCCCTGGGCAAGGCTTGCCGCCATAAGCACATTTTCGGTGGCTGTCACCGAAGCTTCATCCAGGAAAATATCACCACCCTTGAGCCGGCTTTGGCTTGCCTTGATGTGGATCTCTCCCTCATCGGAGATGCTGCATACGGAACCCAGGGCCCCAAGCCCAAGGAAATGGGTATCCAATCTCCTTAGTCCTATCACATCGCCTCCGGGGGGAGTAAGGCGGACTTCCTCATTGGTAGCAAGGAGGGGCCCAAGCAGAAGGATCGAGCCCCGCACCGCCTCTACAAGCGAACGCTTGAGAGCCCCGCTGCGGCTGCCGCTGGTAATGGTATAGGTGTGGGTATCTTCCTGGATAATGGTGGACCCAAGGCTCCTGAGCAACTGGACCATGACCTGCACATCCTCGATATCCGGCACATTTTCCAAGCGAACCGGCTCATCGGTAAGCAAGGTCGCAGCAAGGCAAGGGAGCGCACTGTTCTTGTTGCCTCCCACCTTCACCTCTCCACTGGCTGCCTTCCCACCGATAATCTGATACGACGCCATGATGTCCTCCAAACCCATCCTATCCTTGCCCCATCACTTTCGCAAGGTCCTTGTTGAATTCTCCCCTCGGTCAATGGTAGAATGTGCGTACATGAAACGGCAGGAACACAGGGTCTATGGAATCGGGAACCCACTCATTGACATCATCGTAAGTGTCGAGGAGCAAGATATCACAGACCTGGGAATCCACAAGGGAACGATGGCTCTCATCTCCAAGGACCGGATGGAAGAACTGCTGCAACTGAGCAAGGAACGGCAAACCTCCTACTCCTGTGGGGGCAGCTGTCCGAATACCATCATAGCCCTCGCCTCCCTTGGTGTTGATGCAACCCTTGCAGGAAAGGTCGGCTCCGACGAGAACGGAGTCATCTACCGCACCAGGCTGAAAGAGCTCGGAGTCCATGATGAGCTGGTGGTCACCAAAGAGGAGATGACCGGTTCCACCGTCATCCTCATCACTCCTGACAGCGAACGCAGCATGAACACCTTTTTGGGTGCGAATCGCCTCTATGCAGAAACGGATGTGGAGGAACAAACGGTTGCCGAGGCGGATTTCTTCCATTTCACCGGCTACATGTGGGACACCCAGAGCCAGCAGGCTGCCATCATGAAGGCCTTGGGCATTGCGAAAAGCAATCAGACCGTTGTTTCCTTCGATCTCGCAGATCCTTTTGCAGTGGGGCGATACCGTGAACCATTCATCAAGCTGATCACCGAATACTGCGACATCGTGTACGCCAACCGGGAGGAAGCACGCATACTCTTTGACAACTACGACCCCTATGAGTGCTGCCGCTCGATGGGAAAGCTCTGCAGGACCGCCATCGTAAAGAATGGGAAGAAGGGTTCCTACATCAGCCATGAGGGCAAGATCATCTCCATCCCGGTGAAAGGCCCGGTCGTCCCTGTTGACACTACCGGAGCCGGCGATGTCTATGCTGCCGGCTTTCTGTACGGACAGTACCACGACTTCAGTATTGAGGAGTCGGGTATCATAGCATCCATCCTTGCCGGAGAGATCATCACCCAGCGGGGAGCCCAGTTCAGCAATGAGAAGGCAGCCCAACTCAGGCAGCTCTTCGCCTCAGGAGCGTGGAGAACGCTGTAGCAGAGGTTTGGCCAGAAGCAGGATCCCGGCAATACCAAGCGCTGCCACCACCTTCCAGAACATGCTGATATCCCCAACCAGAAACAGAAGGCTGGCTGCAAGATTGGCCAACAGCCCACCCCCCTGCAATGAGAAGGAGCTGAGGCTTGAGAGTGAGGAACGTACCGAATCATCAGCTTCCTCGTTCAGCAGGAACAAGCCAACCACACTCATGATGCCCAACACCAGATAGATCAGCACATACCACACAAGAAAGCTGCGTATGGTAGCGGAGAACGAGAGCAACGCAAGCAGGGAAAAAACCATCAGGCTGGCGAAGAGATAGAGACGCTTGGGGTTCATTTTGTGCATCAGGTGCTTGCCGGCAAAGGAACCAAGCACACTGACGGCAAAGATGGAAGCTGCAATCAGGCCAAGTATCCACAACTGGGAATCCGAATCAAACAGATCCCTCAAAAAGGGTTGCCAGTAACTCTCAAGGCTGGCGAGCAGGAGCCCTTGCAGAAGAACACTCAGGATGTAAGCCACAAGGAAGGGATGCGAGCCCAGTATTTTAAGCAGACGAGCAGTCTGGCCCATTCCGCTCGTTTCCGGCCGCTCACAGCGTGCAGATTCTGCAATAAGAAAGGGTAGAAGGAGGAGGTTGAGAAGCAGCAAAACCAACCGAGCTCCCACCACATAGAAGGTAAGCCCAGGGCCCGAGGTTCCCAGACTGAGCAAAAATCCTCCGGCAAGTGACCCGATGCTGAGACAGAGGGATGAGTTGACCTCCATGGCAAGAACCAGATCGCCCAGCTTTTTGCCCGAATCACGGCCAGCTTCCAAATAGAGCGCATCGAGACTTCCGCTCCCAAAGGCTCGTCCCAAACCGCTGAAGCCAAATCCTAGGCAGAGAAGAGGAAAGGAAGAAGCAAAGAACAATGCTGTTCCGATTGAGGAAAACAGGAGGCCCAGGGCAAAACAGCGCTGTCTGCCATGGGTATCGGCAAACATGCCGCTGGGTACTTCAAAGAGCATCACCACCACAGAATAGATGACCATGGCAAGACTCAGATGCGCAAGGCTGTACTGCTTGCTTACCACGATCAGGCTCATGGCCGGAATACTCAGCCCCAAGGCAAAGAAGGAGATCCCGAGCAGGATAAGGTAGGAAGCAGCGTGGAATCTCCTAGGCATGATAGGCCACCAAGGAGTAGACGTATGCCTCCTTCCCCTCCCCGTGCTTCTCATGCTCCTGTACAAAGCTTCGGATGATCCGATAGAGCTGGTCCGCCTCCTCCTTGCTCAGATGCACTACACCCGAAAGCTGGTCAGCCATGAAGTGCCCTGACTCATCCGTATGGTTTCTGGGCTTGGAAAAGAGGTCATCACGTATCTTTTTGGCGACAAAGTCGGAAACAAGCTTCTGTTTCTCTTCCCCAAGGGATGCAAAACTGACGGTGACCAACGTCTTTCGGTAGAACGTAGCCGTAATGCCATGGATCAATTCGGTATGATCGACTTCCACCAAGCCCAACTCCTGGAGACGGAGCAGATGGTGCTTTGCACTTGATGGTTGCATGGAAAGTGCATCACTGACTTGTTTCGCTGTCATGCATGCATGGACCGAAAGGAGGTGCAGTATCTGCTGGCGCTTGGGGTGCATGAAAATCTCGAGGTCCTTTTCTGTTTTCAAAAGAAGTGTCTTCATAACAATCTATATATCATAACAATTATTGTTATGTAAAGAGCGGTTCCTCTGCCCTTGTACATTTTTTTTGTCCTTGGTATTATCAAACCCAATGACGTCGATTTGACAGCCTCCCGGCTTGCGGGCGTCACTAAAGAAACTTGCTAAAAGGGGAGCGCAGCAATTCATTGAGTTGAGTTCCTCCTTCCGCAGTTCCAAAGGAAGGGTATATGCTGACACACGGTTCACACATTTTCACCTCAGAATCAGTAAGCGAAGGACATCCAGACAAGGTCTGCGACCAGATATCGGATGCAGTCCTTGATGCTTGTCTCGCCCAGGACCCCCACAGCCGCGTTGCCTGTGAGGTCTTTGCCACCACCGACATGGTCGTGGTAGGTGGAGAGATTACGACAAACGCCAGTCTGGATATTGAGCAGATTGTCCGCTCTACAGTACAGGATATCGGATACACGGAAGAGGGGTGCGGATTTGATTATCGTACGCTGAAGGTCATCAATCTCACTAAAACACAGAGTGCCGACATCTCGCTCGGCGTCACTGCCGACACATCCCTCTTCGGGGAACAGGGTGCCGGAGACCAGGGTATGATGTTCGGCTTTGCCTGCAACGAAACCAAGGAACTGATGCCGGCCCCGGTAACCTGGGCTCATCAGCTGCTCATGCGTGCAAGCCAGTTGCGAAAGGAAGGCAAGGCCTCATTCCTCCGCCCCGACGCCAAGAGCCAGGTCTCCCTGCTCTATCAGGACGGCAAACCGGTGCACATCGACTCGGTGGTCATCAGCCATCAGCATACCGATGAGGCTGACCGTGCACATCTGGTAGCCTACCTGACCAAGGAAGTCATCGAGCCGACCCTTGCACACACCGGGTTGTTGGATGAAAAAACCAAGATCTACATCAATCCCACAGGGCGTTTTGTCATCGGAGGGCCGGCCGGAGACACAGGGTTGACCGGAAGAAAAATCATTGTCGATACCTACGGTGGCATGGGCCGCCATGGTGGCGGTGCATTCAGCGGAAAAGACCCCTCAAAGGTTGACCGCAGTGCTGCCTACATGGCCCGCTTTGTGGCAAAGAATCTGGTGGCAAACAATTATTGCACCACCTGTGAGGTTCAGCTCTCCTATGCCATTGGGGTCCCGTACCCGATCTCAATCTATGTCGATACCTTCGGAACAGGAACCTTGGATGATTCCAAGTTGGAAGATTTGGTCAGGGAGAAGTTCAACCTCTCCCCGGCCGGTATCATCCGAAGCCTTGGCCTGTTGAAACCCATCTATAGGGACACGGTCAACTATGGTCATTTCGGGAAAGCCGGATTGCCCTGGGAAGAGATCATCTCCTTAGCATAAGGGCAGGGTGCATCGAACGCAGGATCCCCTCTTCCACCTCCCCCAGCACAGTCGGGGGAAGGTGGATGCGCCCGACATCCTCTTCCCTGTAGCTTGGCGGTACCCGGTAGGCATTGATCGTCCAGCTTGCTGATTGCACAAGATCTGTGGCGATCTGCCTGAGATCGGCAAACGTGAGTGTGGGGGCAAGTGTCGTCCGCACTTCCAGCTGAAACTCCTTTCTTGCTTCCTTCCAAGAAGCAAGAAGGGAGAGACTTTCCTGGACGCTCTTCGGGTCTGCACCTGCTCCCCCGATTTCCCGGTACCGTTCCCACGGGGCTTTCACATCAAGGGCTACGTAATCAATTCCGCCTTCCCCCAGCAGGGATGAAAGCATGTGGGGTCTGCTCCCATTGGTATCCAACTTGACCAAATACCCCAAAGCCTTGGCCTGCCTGATAAGCAGGCCAAGATCCTGATTGAGTGTCGGCTCTCCCCCGCTGATTACCACAGCTTGGAGGAATCCTTGCCTGCTTTTCAGGAAGTCCACTACTTCCTGATAGCCCAAAGCACCATTTACCCTCTCAATGAGTCCACGATTATGGCAGTAGAAGCAGTCATAGTTGCATCCTTGCAAGAATACGACACAACTCAGTTTTCCCGGATAGTCCAAGAAGGAGTTTGCTTCGATGGCACTGATGTTCATGAAACTTTCACCTGATAGTACACTCGCTGCCGGTGCTCTTCCCGCTTTCCCGGGTGGAAATCCTGTTTCGGTCTGAGATACCCGACCACCCTTGTCCATACCTCGGTCTTCTGCCCACATATCGGGCAGATGTCCACTTCCCCGACAAGGTATCCATGGTCCTTGCACGTTGAGAACGTCGGGGTAAGGGAGAGATAGGGCAATTTGTATCGGGTGAATGAGGTTCTGATCAGATGTTTTGCTGTCTCCACTTCCTCGATGCGCTCGGCAAGATAGAGGTGCAGAACAGTTCCTCCGGTATACTGGCACTGCAGCTCATCCTGCTTTTCCAGTGTTTCAAACAGATCGGTGGTATACCCAACAGGAAGCTGTGAGGAGTTGGTGTAGTAGCTCTCTTTCTCCCCTGCAGTGATGATCTGGGGATACGCAACCCTGTCCAAGTGAGCAAGACGGTAGCTTGCACCCTCTGCTGGGGTGGCCTCAAGATTGTAGAAATTCCCCGTCTCATCCTGATAGCCCTGGATGAGATCACGCAGCTGCTGGAGTGTCCGTAGGGCAAACTCCTGCCCCTTTTGGGTAGTAAGGGAGCCTTCCTCGCCAAAAAGATTGAGACATGCTTCCTCCATACCCACCAGACCGATTGTGCTGAAATGGTTTGCCCAGTATGACCCAAGTCTCTCCTTCACCGGTGCAAGGGAATTCTGGCTGAACGGATACATCCCTCGCTCTGTTTCCGCCTCTATGGTCTTTCGCTTGATCTCAAGACTTTGTTTGGCAAGCTCACAAAGCTCTGATAATCCATGGGAAAAAGATTGCTCATCCTGGCTCTCATACGCCAGACGCGGGAGATTGAGCGTCACCACTCCGATGGACCCGGTCAAAGGATTGGAGCCAAACAGCCCACCTCCCCGCTTACGCAATTGTGAGGTGTCCAGACGAAGCCTGCAACACATGGAAAGGGCATCCTCGGGGTCAAGATCACTGTTCACATAGTTCGAGAAATAGGGAATCCCATACTTGGCTGTCATTGCAAAGATTGCATCCACCACTTCGCTTTCCCATGGAAAATTTTTCGTCACCTTGTAGGTGGGAATCGGGAAGGTGAACACACGTGAGGAAGCATCCCCCTCTTCCATGACTTCACAGAATGCCAGATTGATGAGGTCCATCTCCTTCTGGAACTCCCCATAGGTCTGAGCCTGCAATGCACCTCCACAGAGTACCGGCTCATCCTTCAGCGAAGGGGGGACGGTGATGT includes:
- a CDS encoding ribonucleoside triphosphate reductase, with the protein product MQQQVVKRDGQVVLCEVQKIINAINKAADAAHEQVNAPHIACTVLARLDGKKRIEVEQIQDQVEQVLMESSAKATAKAYILYRKDRERVREGNALIRATNELFNSYLEDTTWRTKENANTRRSVNGMNNFIRERFTEQYWLNNIYPPAIKEAHLEGRLHLHDLGFFGPYCCGWDLKQLLMQGFGGVEGKVSSKPAKHLRVFLGQVVNATFTFQGECAGAQAWSSFDTYAAPFVRYDHLSFKEVKQALQEFIFNLNVPTRVGFQCPFSNLTFDITVPPSLKDEPVLCGGALQAQTYGEFQKEMDLINLAFCEVMEEGDASSRVFTFPIPTYKVTKNFPWESEVVDAIFAMTAKYGIPYFSNYVNSDLDPEDALSMCCRLRLDTSQLRKRGGGLFGSNPLTGSIGVVTLNLPRLAYESQDEQSFSHGLSELCELAKQSLEIKRKTIEAETERGMYPFSQNSLAPVKERLGSYWANHFSTIGLVGMEEACLNLFGEEGSLTTQKGQEFALRTLQQLRDLIQGYQDETGNFYNLEATPAEGASYRLAHLDRVAYPQIITAGEKESYYTNSSQLPVGYTTDLFETLEKQDELQCQYTGGTVLHLYLAERIEEVETAKHLIRTSFTRYKLPYLSLTPTFSTCKDHGYLVGEVDICPICGQKTEVWTRVVGYLRPKQDFHPGKREEHRQRVYYQVKVS